The window TTGTAACCGCCGCCGCGCCCGGTGCTGGCATTGCGGATATCAAGAACGGCTGGCCCGAAATAATGACCTTGCCTCTGGGCGAGAGCGAACGTCAGTGGCCCGCCCGCCTGCCGCAAAATTTTATGGAGTTGGCCCAACGCTGCGCCGCCCTTGTGGTCGGCCCCGGCATGGGCCGAGCGCAGGACGCTGCAGCCTTTGTTGAAGCTCTTTTGGCACTGGACCACAGACCGCCCACGGTATTTGACGCCGATGCCCTGGTGCTGCTGGCCGGGCGACAAGGCCTGCTCGACCGCATAACCGCAGATGATATTCTGACGCCCCACCCCGGCGAAGCGGCAACCCTGCTGGGCTGTTCCGCAGCGGATGTTCAGGCCGACCGGCAAGGCGCGCTAGAGCGCCTGCGCGGCCTCTGCCGTGGCGTGATTATTCTTAAAGGAGCGGCAAGCCTCATAGGGCAGGCTGAAGCGCCAACACTGCTCTGCCCCTACGATGTGCCGCAGCTTGCGGTGGGCGGCTCGGGCGATGTGCTGGCGGGCTGCGCTGGCGGACTGCTTGCCCGGATGCTGCCCGGCATGCAGACCGCAAAAGAGCAAGCGCAAGTGCACAACAATACCGCAAATCAGACTTTGACCTCATCCCACATACTGGCCGGGCAGGCAGCGGCCCTGCACGCCCTTGCGGGCAAAAGCCTTGCCGAACAATGGCCCCTCAGGGGCAATACGCCTTCGGCAGTGGCAGATGCATTGCCGCAAACCCTCTCTGTCTGCATGGCAGCCAGTGAATCAAAGGACGACATTCTGCCATGGCCCAGATAATCCTGCACAATCTTTCTGATACCGACCGCCTTGGACATATGCTTGCCGAGGCTGTCGCCACCTGCGGCATTGCGGCATTGTTGCTGCGCGGCCCGCTTGGCAGCGGCAAAACCACGCTCACCCGCTCCCTTGTGGAGGCCATGCCCGGCGGGGATCAGGCCGAGGTGGGCAGCCCTTCGTTCACGCTCTGCAACTACTACCCTACCCAGCCGTCTGTCATACACAGCGATCTGTACCGCAGCCCCGGCAGCCTGCCCGATGAAATCGCAGAAGGTCTGGACAATCCGCAAATCCTCTCTGTGCTGGAATGGTCGGAATACCTGCCCGAGACGGAAATGCCGCAAGATTATCTGGACATCTCGTTGCAACCGTGCGAAGAAGGTCGCCTACTGACGCTGCAAGCTCACGGCCCTATTGCCTCTGAGCTTTTGCGCCACCTGCGCCGAAATTGGCCTGTGGACAGTCCTGACCACGGGTAACCAGTTCCGGGGTGGGCTGACCTGTTGTACCCATCAAGGATTGAGGACAATGGATACAGGCATGAAAATTTTGGTCCAGAAATTTGGCGGCACTTCCGTTGCCAAGCTGGAGTGCATGAAGCAGGTACGCGAGAAAGTGCTGGGAGGCCTTGCCAAGGGGTATAAGGTCATTGCGGTGCTTTCGGCGCGGGCTGGCGACACCAACAAGCTGCTTGCCCTTGCTGATGAATGGTCTTCCACGCCTGACCGCGCGGAAGTTGATTCTCTCGTTTCCACTGGCGAACAGGTTTCCATCAGCCTGTTCACCATGCTGCTCAAAGATGCGGGCATTCGCGCCCGCTCGCTGCTCGGCTGGCAGATTCCCATCACCACGGACAACGATTTTGGACGTGCGCGCATTCGCTCCATCGACAGCAATTCCCTGCGCAAATACCTCGACGACTACGATGTGCTTGTGGTCGCCGGGTTTCAGGGTTGCACCGAAGATGGCCGCATCACCACGCTCGGGCGCGGCGGTTCGGACACCTCTGCGGTGGCGCTGGCCGCCTCCCTCGGCTCTGTGGAATGCGACATTTACACCGACGTTGACGGCGTTTACACCACCGACCCCAACATTTGCTCCACGGCCCGTAAAATGGACCGCGTCGCCTATGAGGAAATGCTTGAAATGGCAAGCATGGGGGCCAAGGTGCTGCATATCCGCTCGGTAGAATTTGCCAAAAAATATAAGGTTCCCGTGCGCGTGCGCTCCACGTTCAGCGATGATCCAGGCACGCTTGTCACTCAGGAGGACTCCACCATGGAAGCCGTACTCGTTTCCGGCATTGCATATGACAAAGATCAGGCCCGCGTGACCCTGCGCGACCTTCCCGACGTGCCCGGTACGGCTGCGGCGGTGTTTGGCCCTCTCTCCGAAAAGGGCATTCTGGTCGATATGATCGTTCAGAACACCAGTCAGGACGGCCATACCGACATGACCTTCACCATCTCGCGCAAGGATCTCAAGCAGACCTTGCAGATGATGGAAGAAGTGGCCCAAAAGACCGGCGCGCGCGAAGTGCTGCACGATGTGAGCGTTGCCAAGGTTTCCGCCATCGGCGTGGGCATGCGCAACCATTCCGGAGTTGCCGCGCGGGCATTTGCCGCGCTGACTCAGGAAGGCATCAATATCCTCATGATCAGCACCTCTGAAATCAAGATCACCATCCTGATTCAGGAAAAATACGTTGAGCTTGCCGTGCGTATTCTGCACGACACCTTCGGGCTGGACTGGGATCTGGGCTAAACGCCTGCCATACGGTTTACCGACATATTGAACAAAAAAACTCCCCGCTTGCGGGGAGTTTTTTTGTTTTGGACATACTCAAAACATTGCGAGTCGCTGTTTCTTATGACATAGCCCTCTGCAGGCTATTGGCGGCATCCGCATTTTGAAGAAACTGGTAATAATCGGCAAGACAGCCATAAGCCCCAGCCCTCAGGGGATTATCAACATCAACAAGCAGTTTCTGAAGGTAGTACAAGCATTCCGTATGATGTTCAGCCAGCAAGTGAACCCTTGCCGCCAACAACCAGACTATTGGAGCATCATAATACCTGCTGCATATCCGCACACTGTTTAATGCCAAACCAATTTTATTTATTGATATGCAATCAGTTATCAACGACTCAAATTCAGCCAATGACTTCTGCCCAACGGATGCATTTTTACAAATATCTTCAAGCGTTGGCATGCAGGATTTCTTTTGCTCAATCAGAGACTGAATGGTCTGATCCAGTATCCCCTCCTGAGATTCCTGCCTTGCAAAGTCAGCGAAAGCAGCAGCATGATCTCTGTCAACGCCTGTTGCGCAGCCGCGTTCAATCTTGTCCTTAAAGTCTTCCAATGATTTATAGTAATAATGATTTACCTGGATAGTTCTGGATATGTGGTATGACTGGTACGAAGCAACTGGAATACAATCTTCGTTCACGCAAAAGCTTCCATCCTTGTATCCAAAACTATGAGGAGTAAAAACTTTATCGACTTTTTTGGGTTGTACAATTGATTTTATATGATTATCAAAGGAAACAACTTTATCATAATTCTTTATAACACCGCCAGCAGGCCTAGTCCTGTGTCCTCCTGATCCAAACATTTTCCAATGAATCGCCAAACCGCCATAGTCAATGTATCTGTCAAGAATGTCACGAATATCATTCCCTGACTTCGGCACAATAAATTCATCAATATCAATAAATGCCATCCACTTACATTGGATTCCATACTTTTGCAAACAATCCATGTAAGCAATGCGTTGCTGATCTACATCGCGTGAGGAATTAATGACAGTTACCAAACCGCTATCTATATACTCAGGCAGTGCTTCTGAAATAGGCACGCGACTATTATTATCATAAATATAAATATGTTCAAATCCTATAAGTAAATGATACTCTACCCACTCCCTGATAAAAGACTCTTCATTTTTCGCTAT is drawn from Desulfovibrio sp. and contains these coding sequences:
- a CDS encoding tRNA (adenosine(37)-N6)-threonylcarbamoyltransferase complex ATPase subunit type 1 TsaE yields the protein MAQIILHNLSDTDRLGHMLAEAVATCGIAALLLRGPLGSGKTTLTRSLVEAMPGGDQAEVGSPSFTLCNYYPTQPSVIHSDLYRSPGSLPDEIAEGLDNPQILSVLEWSEYLPETEMPQDYLDISLQPCEEGRLLTLQAHGPIASELLRHLRRNWPVDSPDHG
- a CDS encoding glycosyltransferase family 92 protein is translated as MHYATICAIAKNEESFIREWVEYHLLIGFEHIYIYDNNSRVPISEALPEYIDSGLVTVINSSRDVDQQRIAYMDCLQKYGIQCKWMAFIDIDEFIVPKSGNDIRDILDRYIDYGGLAIHWKMFGSGGHRTRPAGGVIKNYDKVVSFDNHIKSIVQPKKVDKVFTPHSFGYKDGSFCVNEDCIPVASYQSYHISRTIQVNHYYYKSLEDFKDKIERGCATGVDRDHAAAFADFARQESQEGILDQTIQSLIEQKKSCMPTLEDICKNASVGQKSLAEFESLITDCISINKIGLALNSVRICSRYYDAPIVWLLAARVHLLAEHHTECLYYLQKLLVDVDNPLRAGAYGCLADYYQFLQNADAANSLQRAMS
- a CDS encoding aspartate kinase — its product is MKILVQKFGGTSVAKLECMKQVREKVLGGLAKGYKVIAVLSARAGDTNKLLALADEWSSTPDRAEVDSLVSTGEQVSISLFTMLLKDAGIRARSLLGWQIPITTDNDFGRARIRSIDSNSLRKYLDDYDVLVVAGFQGCTEDGRITTLGRGGSDTSAVALAASLGSVECDIYTDVDGVYTTDPNICSTARKMDRVAYEEMLEMASMGAKVLHIRSVEFAKKYKVPVRVRSTFSDDPGTLVTQEDSTMEAVLVSGIAYDKDQARVTLRDLPDVPGTAAAVFGPLSEKGILVDMIVQNTSQDGHTDMTFTISRKDLKQTLQMMEEVAQKTGAREVLHDVSVAKVSAIGVGMRNHSGVAARAFAALTQEGINILMISTSEIKITILIQEKYVELAVRILHDTFGLDWDLG